One stretch of Xiphophorus maculatus strain JP 163 A chromosome 19, X_maculatus-5.0-male, whole genome shotgun sequence DNA includes these proteins:
- the slc2a2 gene encoding solute carrier family 2, facilitated glucose transporter member 2, whose amino-acid sequence METGKQLTGTLAIAVFTAALGSLQFGYSLGVINAPQKVIEKHYALSLGVWSERSALPENITEGESPPEEQKHPSVVMYWSLSVAIFSIGGMVSSFLVGFIGNFKGRVRGMLMVNVLAVVAGLLMGLSRMWKPHIMVIAGRAIMGFYCGLTSGLVPMYIGEIAPKAYRGALGTLHQLAIVIGILLSQVIGLDFILGNDEMWHVLLGLSGAPAVLQSILLPLCPESPRYLYILMGKEQEARKSLLRLKGAYDPAHDLEEMRREKEEADKEPKVSIHSLILSSVYRKQLFVALMMHLSQQLSGINAIFYYSTAIFTQAGVSQPVYATIGVGVINTVFTLVSVALVDRAGRRTLTLVGLGGMCCCAVAMTVGLKFQHDYSWMSYVSMAAIFLFVSFFEIGPGPIPWFIVAELFSQGPRPAAIALAGCCNWTSNFIIGMTFPYIQAWMGCYVFILFAVLLLCFTIFIYFRVPETKGKTFEEIAAVFQKKKRIPKDNAELEQLKSSSDA is encoded by the exons ATGGAGACGGGAAAG CAATTGACAGGTACACTGGCTATCGCAGTGTTCACAGCAGCTCTGGGTTCCCTGCAGTTCGGATACAGTCTAGGAGTCATCAATGCACCCCAGAAG GTCATTGAGAAGCACTATGCTCTGTCTTTGGGCGTGTGGTCCGAGAGGTCAGCACTGCCAGAAAACATCACAGAGGGAGAAAGTCCCCCAGAGGAACAAAAGCATCCTTCCGTGGTCATGTACTGGTCACTGTCGGTGGCCATCTTCTCCATTGGCGGGATGGTGTCCTCCTTCCTGGTGGGATTTATCGGAAACTTTAAAGGAAG GGTGAGGGGCATGCTGATGGTCAACGTTTTGGCTGTAGTGGCTGGACTGCTGATGGGTCTGTCCAGGATGTGGAAGCCCCACATCATGGTCATTGCGGGCCGCGCCATCATGGGCTTCTACTGTG GTTTAACATCTGGATTGGTACCGATGTATATTGGAGAAATTGCACCTAAAGCTTACAGAGGAGCTCTGGGAACGTTACATCAGTTGGCCATTGTCATTGGCATCCTACTCAGCCAG GTAATAGGTTTGGATTTTATTCTCGGTAACGATGAAATGTGGCACGTGCTGCTTGGTCTGTCCGGAGCTCCTGCGGTATTACAGTCCATTTTGTTGCCGCTTTGCCCCGAGAGTCCACGCTACCTTTACATCCTGATGGGAAAAGAGCAGGAAGCCCGGAAAA GTCTGCTTCGTCTAAAGGGGGCGTATGATCCTGCTCACGATCTGGAAGAAATGAGGAGGGAGAAGGAAGAAGCAGACAAAGAGCCGAAGGTGTCGATCCATTCTTTG ATCCTCTCCTCTGTATATAGGAAGCAGCTGTTTGTTGCCCTCATGATGCACCTTTCACAGCAGCTGTCTGGCATTAACGCA ATCTTCTACTACTCTACAGCCATCTTTACCCAAGCTGGTGTCAGTCAGCCAGTCTATGCCACGATAGGAGTGGGGGTCATCAACACGGTCTTTACTTTGGTGTCT GTTGCACTGGTGGACAGAGCCGGGAGGCGCACTCTGACTCTGGTTGGTCTGGGAGGGATGTGCTGCTGTGCTGTTGCCATGACAGTGGGTCTCAAATTCCAG CATGACTACTCCTGGATGAGCTACGTCAGCATGGCAGCCATCTTTCTGTTTGTAAGCTTCTTTGAGATTGGCCCCGGTCCCATTCCTTGGTTCATAGTGGCTGAACTGTTCAGCCAGGGGCCTCGGCCGGCCGCCATCGCCCTCGCAGGCTGCTGCAACTGGACCAGTAACTTTATCATTGGCATGACCTTCCCATACATACAG GCTTGGATGGGCTGCTATGTGTTCATCCTGTTTGCCGtgttgcttctctgcttcaccatattcatttatttccgGGTTCCTGAGACCAAGGGCAAAACGTTTGAGGAAATTGCCGCCGtcttccaaaagaaaaagaggatcCCCAAAGACAATGCTGAACTGGAGCAGCTCAAATCGTCCAGTGATGCTtaa
- the LOC102219766 gene encoding eukaryotic translation initiation factor 5A-1-like: protein MADDDFSTADAGASATFPIQCSALRKNGFVMLKGRPCKIVEMSTSKTGKHGHAKVHLTGIDIFTAKKYEDICPSTHNMDVPNVIRKDYQVLDIIDGFLTLMEDNGETREDLRLPDGDMGKEIVKKLESGDQFLVTVWRAVADESVVGIKNMTPI, encoded by the exons ATGGCAGATGATGACTTCTCCACCGCAGATGCTGGCGCCTCAGCTACATTCCCCATTCAGTGCTCTGCACTGAGGAAGAATGGCTTTGTTATGCTGAAAGGACGTCCCTGTAAGATAGTTGAGATGTCTACCTCCAAGACGGGAAAGCATGGGCATGCCAAG GTGCATCTTACTGGAATCGACATTTTTACTGCGAAGAAGTATGAAGATATCTGCCCCTCCACACATAACATGGATGTCCCAAATGTGATAAGAAAGGACTATCAG GTTCTTGATATCATAGACGGCTTCCTGACCCTGATGGAAGACAACGGAGAGACCAGAGAGGATCTCAGGCTGCCAGACGGTGACATGGGCaaagaaattgtgaaaaaacTAGAGAGTGGAGACCAGTTTCTG gtgacTGTGTGGAGAGCTGTGGCTGACGAATCTGTAGTTGGCATTAAGAACATGACTCCTATTTAG